The genomic DNA GGACGTCCTACGAGGGCTAAAAACTCTCACAGTGACGTTGCCCATAAACGAGGTTCTTGATTTTGCCTTTTGATCATTTGTTGGTAAAGTCTTATCTCGTTGCCCCGATAGCTCAGTGGTAGAGCGCCATCTTGGTAAGATGGAGGTCCCGGGATCGATTCCCGGTCGGGGCTCTGATGAAATAGCCTGCGAGCTCGCAGGCTATTTTTATCCAGAGTCAGGTAACTGACGTGGCTGTGTAGCTCAGTTGGTGAGAGCGCACGACTCATAATCGTGAGGTCGGCGGTTCGAATCCGCCCACAGCTACCAACAAAAACTCCCTCGCAAATTCTTTGCGAGGGAGTTTTTTCGTGCCATCAGGCTGCCGAGGAACTAGTCAATAATGTTATGTTCCGGACCGACCTCAAATTCGGTGAGGTTTTCGTGGCCGTCTTCAGTGATGACGAGCATATCGTGCTCGCGATACCCCCCAGCGCCGGGCATATCGTTTGGAATAACCAGCATCGGCTCCATCGAGACCACCATCCCTGGCTTCAACTCAGTCTCGATGTGCTCCTGGAATTCCATGCCAGCTTCGCGACCGTAGTAGGGGCTCATGACACCAAATGAGTGACCATAGCCGATTGGTGCGTACTGCAGCAGGTCGTGTTTTTCGAAGAAGCGGTTGAGTTCTGCGGCGACGTCGCCAGCGACGACTCCTGGTTTCACCATTTCCAGGCCCAGTTTGTAGGCTTCAACGTTGAGCTTCCAGATTTCTAAAGTACGATCGTCTGGCTGACCTAGGTGCATGCTGCGTTCCATGGCCGTGTAGTGCCCTGACATCATCGGGAAACAGTTGATGGACAGCAGGTCACCCTTCTGCAGCTTGCGAGTCGTTGGCCAGTTATGGGCGCCGTCGGTATTAATACCGGACTGGATCAGTGCGAACGTTTCGCGTACTTCTTGATTCGGATAGGCCTTAGCGATTTCTGGGACCATCGCGTCCACGGCGATCTGGGCCAATTCGTATTCGGTGATGCCCTCACGAATTGCGTTCTTCACGGCGCGACCACCAATATCAGCGATCCGCGCACCCTCACGCATGAGTACGATTTCTTCTTCGGATTTGATCAGTCGACGCCACATGAGTGGTTCAGCCACATCGACCAGTTCGACGCCTTCGAACCAGTTTTGGAAAGAGTGGTATTCATCGACCACCAGCCCGTCGAATTCCACACCGAGACGGCGTGGTTTGATGTTGCGCTCATCAAGCGTGTGCTGGACGGCGCGCAACATGTTCTCGGAGTCCCAGTCCGAATACACAATGTTCTTGCCGTGGGTGGTCCGCCATGGCATACCACCATCGACCCATGGAGTCACCGTGATCGAGTCTTCTGGCGTGATGACCAGCCCAAAGGTACGACCGAATGGGGAGGGGACGAAGTCTGAGTAGTATTTGATGTTGTGCATGGTGGTAAGAACCAGTGCATCAACATCTTTTTCCGCCATGACCTCACGAGCGTTTCTCAGGCGGCGTTCGAATTCTTGCGGTGAAAAGGTGGTGGCGATCTGTTCGCCGTTGTGTTGGGTAAAAACGTGGGGGACGTTGTCAAGATTGGTCTTCTGTGGTTTTGCCATAAATAAAGTTCTCCGTCTAAGCATCGGGGACAAATGGACTGTACGTGTCGTTCCAACCTCATCCTATGCTCGCTGAAAAAGCGACTTCAAGACAGGAGCGGCGATCTCGCGACTAGCCATGAGCTGATTCAAACCCAGGTGCTGTAGTTCACATGACGTTCTGACCAATCCCACGAGGACGGGCACATATAATGAGCGTGGGGAAGGACCCCGCGAACTCTGGAGAACCTGATACAGCTTGGTACATAATGTCGTGACGTTTTCACCCCTAGGGTGTGGGCTACGGGCCGTCGGTTGTGACGATTGATGCTTCGCCAACTGAAACGTCTGACTATCTTTCTTCTGGGAGTCTTTCTCATCGCCATTGGCGTGGCCCTGTCGGTACGCGCCGACCTAGGGACAGCACCGATTGCATCGCTACCGGCAGTCCTGTCATTTATCACGCCTGTCAGCGTTGGCACATATGTCATGACGCTCAACGTGATCTTCGTGGTGCTCCAGGTGCTGATACTGCGTCGCAAATTTCCTACATTTCAGCTCATTCAGCTGCCACTGGCCGTGGCCTTTGGGCTGTTCGTGGACTTGGCGATGTATTTGACGGCATGGTTAGAACCGGCCAGTTACCTTGAGCAGTGGGCATGGCTGCTGGCCAGTGTCGTTCTGCTCGCAGTGGGGGTCTACGTGGAGATGCAGCCGCGGCTGACGTATCTCCCCGGGAATGCCATTGTCTTTACTATTTACACAGTGCTGCAAAATATCCGATATGGCACTATTAAGACGCTGGTCGATTCGACGCTGGTTATTGTGGCCGCGATTGTTTCTTTAATGTCCATGGGCGGACTCTACGGGGTGCGGGAAGGTACCATCTTTTCTGCACTCACTGTCGGTTTGTTGTTGCGGTGGATTCATGCCCTTCACCAGCGGTTTAGAGGTCCGGAGCCGGAGACTTCTTCCGGCTCATGAACGATATGGTGTTTGCGCGTCACGGGATAACGTATGTAGTGAACACGTCGATACCTGAAGCGAAGGCCTGGAGCACGGGGTTGCGCCATGAGGAAGCAAACGTTTTATGACCGGGTGGACGCCGGAGAGCAACTGGCGCACGAACTCAGCACACGCAAGGGCCTAAATCTGCCACCTGCTCCCGTGGTCCTCGGGTTGCCACGCGGGGGAGTGCCCGTTGCGGCAGTCGTTGCTCGCGTGCTGGAAGCTGAACTTGATGTGTTGGTGGTTCGCAAACTGGGCGTCCCGTTTCGGCCCGAGCTGGCCATGGGCGCGGTGGGTGAGGACGGCATCACGGTGCTCAACACGAAGATCATCGAACACGCGGATATTTCGACCGCTGACCAAGAAGAGGCCCTGCGCCAACAACGTCAAGAGGTCAGGGAACGCGCCATCAGGTTCAGACCACCGGGTCGCGGGCCCGTACCGTTAGCAGGACGCACGGCCATCATCGTCGACGACGGGGTTGCCACGGGGGCCACCGCGCAAGCAGCAGGACAGCTCGCACGCGCCCGCGGGGCGGAGCGGATCATCCTTGCCACCCCGGTTGTGCCCTATCAAGTCTTCCAGCACCTTAGTGATGACCCGGTCTTTGATGAGGTGGTGTGCTTACGTTCTCCGGTCCGGTTTCGTTCGGTCGGTGCGTTCTACACTGATTTCGCTCAAGTCACCGATGCCCAGGTGCGGGAAATTCTCGGCACCTAGTACCGGTTTAGAGCACCATTGCTGCGACCCAACCGGCTGCGGTCAGCGGGATATTGTAGTGCAAAAAGGTGGGAATAACGGTGTCACGCATGTGGTCGTGTTGCCCGTCGGCGGCAAGACCCGCGGTGGATCCCAGGGTCGAGTCTGAGGCTGGGGAGCCAGCATCACCCAGCGCACCGGCGGTCCCAATGAGCGCGACCGTGGCCAAGACAGAGAAATCTAACGACATAGCTAACGGCGCGTAGATGGCCGCAATGATCGGTAGGGTGGAAAACGACGAGCCGATGCCCATCGTGACAATGAGCCCGACCACCAGCATGGCCAGCGCCGCCAAGGCCCGATTGTCACCAAAGAATTCCTGTACCACGGCAACTAAGGGTTCAACCTGGCCGGATTCGTTAATTACGGCTGCGAAACCTTGTGCTGAGATCATCACGAAACCAATCAGCGCCATCATTCGCATACCAGAGGTAAAGACGTCATCGGCTTTATTCCACTGGACAACCCCCGAAATCAGGAAGATCCCCAGTCCCACGAGTGAACCCAGCAACAGACCATCGGCTTCAGAACCGGTGAATTGTACGATCAGTTGAATCGCGAAGGTC from Enteractinococcus fodinae includes the following:
- a CDS encoding aminopeptidase P family protein; the protein is MAKPQKTNLDNVPHVFTQHNGEQIATTFSPQEFERRLRNAREVMAEKDVDALVLTTMHNIKYYSDFVPSPFGRTFGLVITPEDSITVTPWVDGGMPWRTTHGKNIVYSDWDSENMLRAVQHTLDERNIKPRRLGVEFDGLVVDEYHSFQNWFEGVELVDVAEPLMWRRLIKSEEEIVLMREGARIADIGGRAVKNAIREGITEYELAQIAVDAMVPEIAKAYPNQEVRETFALIQSGINTDGAHNWPTTRKLQKGDLLSINCFPMMSGHYTAMERSMHLGQPDDRTLEIWKLNVEAYKLGLEMVKPGVVAGDVAAELNRFFEKHDLLQYAPIGYGHSFGVMSPYYGREAGMEFQEHIETELKPGMVVSMEPMLVIPNDMPGAGGYREHDMLVITEDGHENLTEFEVGPEHNIID
- a CDS encoding YczE/YyaS/YitT family protein codes for the protein MLRQLKRLTIFLLGVFLIAIGVALSVRADLGTAPIASLPAVLSFITPVSVGTYVMTLNVIFVVLQVLILRRKFPTFQLIQLPLAVAFGLFVDLAMYLTAWLEPASYLEQWAWLLASVVLLAVGVYVEMQPRLTYLPGNAIVFTIYTVLQNIRYGTIKTLVDSTLVIVAAIVSLMSMGGLYGVREGTIFSALTVGLLLRWIHALHQRFRGPEPETSSGS
- a CDS encoding phosphoribosyltransferase, with translation MRKQTFYDRVDAGEQLAHELSTRKGLNLPPAPVVLGLPRGGVPVAAVVARVLEAELDVLVVRKLGVPFRPELAMGAVGEDGITVLNTKIIEHADISTADQEEALRQQRQEVRERAIRFRPPGRGPVPLAGRTAIIVDDGVATGATAQAAGQLARARGAERIILATPVVPYQVFQHLSDDPVFDEVVCLRSPVRFRSVGAFYTDFAQVTDAQVREILGT